One genomic region from Phragmites australis chromosome 1, lpPhrAust1.1, whole genome shotgun sequence encodes:
- the LOC133918966 gene encoding uncharacterized protein LOC133918966 isoform X2 → MARRAVRIRGCFGCCDRTVKQLGELSRSLITQDQNLTIGGEPFWSTTTIEIEQADLRGVSPINTSTWGIDQHGVGSSYSLPEFNHGPVLWEQTRQEWTEIKSLRPKVKQIREPVLSWNAAYESLLGSNKPFPQPIPLHEMVDFLVDIWEQEGLYD, encoded by the exons AGGCTGTTTTGGATGCTGTGATAGGACTGTAAAGCAACTAGGTGAGCTGTCCAGGAGCTTAATTACCCAGGACCAAAATCTCACCATAGGAGGGGAACCGTTTTGGAGTACAACCACCATCGAGATTGAACAGGCAGATCTAAGGGGCGTTTCTCCAATCAACACATCCACTTGGGGCATTGATCAGCATGGAGTGGGAAGCAGTTATAGCCTCCCTGAATTTAATCATG GACCCGTTCTTTGGGAACAGACTAGGCAGGAGTGGACTGAAATTAAAAGCCTACGGCCGAAGGTGAAGCAGATTCGCGAACCGGTATTGAG TTGGAATGCAGCATATGAGAGTTTGCTTGGATCAAATAAGCCGTTTCCTCAACCCATTCCTCTTCAT GAGATGGTTGATTTCCTCGTGGACATCTGGGAGCAAGAGGGGTTGTATGACTAG
- the LOC133886655 gene encoding dol-P-Man:Man(5)GlcNAc(2)-PP-Dol alpha-1,3-mannosyltransferase-like, whose amino-acid sequence MARVEKRAASTATVAAERPAGSLNRRPLYFAAFLLLADAALVALIIAFVLYTKIDWDAYMSQVDAFLEGERDYTKIEGDTGPLVYPAGFLYVYSSIRFITGGQVFPAQILFGILYIVNLSLVLLLYVKTEVLPWWALGLLCLSKRVHSIFVLRLFNDCFAMTLLHAAMVLIMYHKWFLGLIVFSGAVSIKMNVLLFAPSLLLLMLKTMSIKGVFFALLGAAAVQVLLGLPFLLPHPVEYISRAFNLGRVFIHFWSVNFKFVPEKLFVSKELAVALLILHLTTLMVFAHYKWLKHEEGLFDFLHLRFKDATSIQQLISCKPRPSPLSKEHIVTVMFVGNFIGIVCARSLHYQFYSWYFYSLPLLLWKTHFPTPLRIIFFLGVELCWNIYPSTTYSSLLLLFLHISILFGIWYSPTEYPYINKRT is encoded by the exons ATGGCGCGGGTGGAGAAGCGCGCCGCGAGCACGGCTACTGTGGCGGCAGAGAGGCCGGCTGGGTCGCTCAATCGGAGGCCGCTCTACTTCGCCGCCTTCCTGCTGCTCGCCGACGCCGCGCTCGTCGCCCTCATCATCGCCTTCGTCCTGT ACACCAAGATCGACTGGGACGCCTACATGTCTCAG GTGGATGCTTTcctggagggagagagggactACACAAAGATCGAGGGGGACACGGGGCCACTGGTCTACCCGGCTGGCTTCCTCTACGTCTACTCTAGCATTAGGTTCATCACCGGCGGCCAAGTCTTTCCTGCTCAG ATTTTGTTCGGCATCCTGTACATTGTCAACCTGAGCCTTGTTCTGTTACTTTACGTCAAGACTGAAGTG CTTCCATGGTGGGCTTTAGGTTTGCTTTGCTTGTCCAAGAGAGTCCACTCCATCTTTGTGCTCCGCCTTTTCAACGATTGCTTTGCTATGACATTGCTCCATGCTGCCATGGTTTTGATTATGTATCACAAGTGGTTCCTTGGTCTAATAGTTTTCAG CGGGGCTGTCTCAATTAAGATGAATGTCCTTCTTTTTGCCCCATCTTTGCTTCTACTGATGTTGAAG ACCATGAGCATCAAAGGAGTCTTCTTTGCCTTGTTAGGAGCTGCTGCAGTACAG GTTTTGTTGGGTTTGCCATTTTTGCTGCCACATCCAGTTGAGTACATCTCAAGAGCATTCAATCTCGGCCGTGTCTTCATCCATTTCTG GTCTGTCAACTTTAAATTTGTCCCTGAGAAGTTGTTTGTATCTAAAGAGCTTGCTGTTGCATTACTGATTCTTCACCTCACTACCCTTATGGTATTTGCACACTACAAGTGGTTAAA ACATGAAGAAGGCCTATTCGATTTCTTGCATTTGAGATTTAAAGACGCTACATCAATTCAACAACTTATTTCCTGCAAGCCCAGACCATCACCTCTCAGTAAAGAAC ATATTGTAACTGTTATGTTTGTTGGCAACTTCATCGGCATTGTGTGCGCCCGATCATTACATTACCAATTCTATTCATG GTACTTCTATTCATTGCCTCTTCTTTTGTGGAAAACACATTTTCCAACACCTTTGAG gatcattttttttctcggtGTGGAACTCTGCTGGAATATTTATCCTTCTACGACCTATTCATCGCTGCTTTTGCTATTTTTGCACATCTCCATTTTGTTCGGTATATGGTATTCACCTACTGAGTACCCCTATATCAATAAAAGGACTTAA